One Enterococcus silesiacus genomic window carries:
- a CDS encoding GAF domain-containing protein, with translation MWNTKEEKSAAYQLLIQQQAAIIEIEHDKIANLANSSALLADALANTVFAGYYLFDGKELVLGPFQGKVSCTRITMGKGVCGESAEKRETLIVEDVKKHKNYISCDSAARSEIVVPMIKDGQLLGVLDLDSSVTDGYDEVDQMYLEKLVATLLKNTIFD, from the coding sequence ATGTGGAATACGAAAGAGGAAAAGTCAGCTGCATATCAGCTGTTGATACAGCAACAAGCAGCTATTATTGAAATCGAACATGATAAAATTGCTAATCTTGCCAATTCATCGGCTTTGTTAGCTGATGCATTAGCTAATACTGTTTTTGCTGGTTATTATTTATTTGATGGTAAAGAATTAGTTTTAGGTCCATTTCAAGGAAAGGTTTCTTGTACTCGCATCACAATGGGAAAAGGTGTCTGTGGTGAATCAGCCGAGAAACGTGAAACATTAATCGTTGAAGATGTAAAAAAACATAAAAACTATATCTCTTGTGATTCGGCAGCTCGTTCTGAGATTGTTGTGCCTATGATTAAAGATGGGCAGTTATTAGGTGTTTTAGATCTAGATAGTTCAGTAACAGATGGCTATGATGAGGTGGATCAAATGTATTTGGAAAAACTTGTTGCGACCCTGTTGAAAAATACAATCTTTGATTGA
- a CDS encoding MBL fold metallo-hydrolase yields MNELPQATPPKTISFGAEAFQESHHTEIRWLGNSGIFLNSRGYCMMVDPVLEGFDLPLLIEMPIKTDQVLHLDSILITHADNDHFSIATLTKLLPLTNALHAPEYVAGLVKEQMMFEAFGHEIHASFNEGPLKITLTPADHLWQNESKKYNRVFKLEDFCGFWIETPDGTLWIPGDSKLLPSHLEMPEPDAILFDFSDNEWHIGLDNAIKLANTYPNTALLLSHWGTVDAPHMNVFNGNPADLIHRVTNPERIQIMAAGDRFILGK; encoded by the coding sequence ATGAACGAACTACCACAAGCAACACCACCAAAAACCATTTCCTTTGGCGCAGAAGCCTTTCAAGAAAGTCATCATACTGAAATCCGCTGGCTAGGAAATTCAGGTATATTTTTAAATAGCAGAGGCTATTGCATGATGGTTGATCCAGTTTTAGAAGGATTTGATTTGCCTTTGTTAATTGAAATGCCAATCAAAACGGATCAAGTACTACATCTGGATAGTATTCTTATCACCCATGCTGACAATGATCATTTTAGTATAGCAACCTTAACAAAATTGCTACCGCTGACAAATGCTCTCCATGCACCTGAATATGTAGCTGGATTAGTTAAAGAACAAATGATGTTTGAAGCATTTGGTCATGAAATACACGCTTCTTTTAACGAAGGTCCATTAAAAATAACGTTAACACCTGCTGATCATTTATGGCAAAATGAAAGTAAAAAATACAATCGTGTCTTTAAATTAGAGGACTTTTGTGGATTTTGGATTGAAACACCAGATGGAACCTTATGGATTCCTGGCGACTCCAAGTTATTACCATCCCATTTAGAAATGCCTGAACCCGATGCAATTCTCTTTGATTTTTCTGATAATGAATGGCATATTGGCTTAGATAATGCAATTAAACTTGCTAACACTTATCCAAATACTGCTTTACTTTTGTCTCATTGGGGAACAGTTGATGCTCCTCATATGAATGTTTTCAATGGAAATCCAGCTGATCTGATTCATAGAGTAACCAATCCTGAAAGAATCCAGATAATGGCTGCTGGAGATCGTTTTATTTTAGGAAAATAA
- a CDS encoding quaternary ammonium transporter has translation MGYLYLFIAIISEVIATNLLKATDGFSKLLPSVECLIAYVVCFYSLSKAIKYMPLNVAYALWGAVGIILITIFSVVYWKEQINTPTVIGIGFIVIGTILVNTFGTGH, from the coding sequence ATCGGGTATTTATATCTTTTTATCGCCATAATAAGCGAGGTCATCGCGACAAATTTGTTAAAAGCAACTGACGGTTTCAGTAAGCTATTGCCATCCGTGGAATGCTTGATTGCGTACGTTGTTTGTTTTTATAGCTTATCTAAGGCAATCAAATATATGCCATTAAATGTAGCGTATGCACTTTGGGGAGCAGTTGGAATCATCTTAATCACAATTTTTTCAGTTGTTTATTGGAAAGAACAAATCAATACCCCAACCGTGATCGGTATTGGTTTTATTGTGATTGGTACGATTTTGGTTAATACGTTTGGAACTGGACATTAA
- a CDS encoding acetyltransferase: MPNIRLQQKIVGKEIVKDSPLFEEIHLVKQHNERLLMLLNAQYYSNEEILQLLEKITGQTIDSSVKISQPFYSDFGKHITFGKDIFINQNVTFVDLGGITIEDQVLIGPGSSLITVNHLIAPKKRRGIKVEPILIKKNAWLGANVTVLPGITIGENSIVAADSTVTKDVPDNVIVVGSPAKVVRKIEEDAT; the protein is encoded by the coding sequence ATGCCAAACATAAGGTTACAACAGAAAATTGTAGGTAAAGAAATAGTAAAGGATTCACCTTTATTTGAAGAAATCCATTTGGTAAAACAGCATAATGAGCGATTGTTAATGTTGTTGAATGCACAATATTATTCTAATGAAGAGATTTTACAGCTTTTAGAGAAAATTACTGGACAAACGATTGATTCATCCGTAAAAATATCGCAGCCTTTCTATAGTGATTTCGGGAAGCATATCACATTTGGCAAAGATATTTTTATTAATCAAAATGTGACATTTGTGGATTTAGGTGGTATTACAATTGAAGATCAAGTATTAATTGGACCAGGCTCTAGCTTAATCACAGTCAATCACTTGATTGCTCCTAAAAAAAGACGTGGTATCAAAGTAGAGCCGATTCTCATTAAGAAAAATGCGTGGCTTGGGGCCAATGTGACTGTTTTACCTGGTATTACAATTGGAGAAAATTCGATTGTTGCGGCGGACTCCACAGTAACAAAAGATGTCCCTGATAATGTAATTGTAGTAGGAAGTCCAGCTAAAGTGGTTCGGAAAATTGAAGAAGATGCAACATAA
- a CDS encoding carbamate kinase, with translation MKKRIVVALGGNAILTTDPSAKGQQKALAQTAYYLADFIEAGHELIITHGNGPQVGNLLLQQQLGATAKNPAMPIDTAVAMTQGSIGYWLENALVDELKKRHISKNAATLLTQVVVSETDPSFQAPSKPIGPFLSKQEMEAEKKQTSATYIEDAGRGFRKVVPSPKPIDIVEYPVIQQLVENGIVTIAGGGGGIPVILKNGTYQGVEAVIDKDFASEKIAALVQADMLVILTGVAHVSINFNQPNQSDLTNVSVADMEKYIQEDQFAPGSMLPKVQAAISFIKENPKGKAVITSLENIKNLLSKETGTIITD, from the coding sequence ATGAAAAAACGTATTGTAGTGGCTTTGGGAGGAAATGCCATCCTCACAACAGATCCGAGTGCCAAAGGCCAACAAAAAGCGTTAGCTCAAACAGCTTATTATTTAGCTGATTTTATTGAAGCAGGGCATGAACTGATCATCACGCACGGAAATGGACCACAAGTTGGCAATTTATTATTACAGCAGCAATTAGGAGCAACTGCAAAAAATCCAGCAATGCCTATTGATACAGCAGTCGCGATGACCCAAGGAAGTATTGGCTACTGGTTGGAAAATGCTTTAGTAGACGAGCTGAAAAAAAGACATATTTCAAAAAATGCAGCGACACTGTTAACCCAAGTTGTTGTCAGTGAAACAGATCCGTCATTTCAAGCACCAAGTAAACCTATTGGTCCCTTTTTAAGTAAACAAGAAATGGAAGCTGAAAAAAAACAAACATCTGCAACCTATATAGAAGATGCCGGTCGTGGTTTTCGTAAAGTCGTCCCTTCACCAAAACCAATTGATATTGTTGAATATCCAGTCATTCAACAACTAGTAGAAAATGGTATTGTAACAATTGCAGGTGGCGGAGGAGGGATTCCAGTTATTTTGAAAAATGGTACGTATCAAGGGGTAGAAGCTGTGATAGACAAGGATTTTGCCTCTGAGAAAATAGCAGCGCTAGTTCAAGCAGATATGTTAGTGATTTTGACAGGTGTAGCTCATGTTAGTATCAACTTCAATCAACCAAATCAATCCGATTTAACCAATGTCTCAGTTGCTGATATGGAAAAATACATTCAAGAAGATCAATTTGCACCAGGCAGCATGTTGCCTAAAGTTCAAGCAGCAATATCCTTCATTAAAGAAAATCCAAAGGGCAAAGCAGTAATTACCTCCTTAGAAAACATCAAAAACTTATTATCAAAAGAGACCGGTACGATTATTACTGATTAG
- a CDS encoding 4-carboxymuconolactone decarboxylase encodes MTKITAGRDQLGEFAPKFAELNDDVLFGQVWSREEELNPRDRSIVTITALIFGGNFEQLVFHMGKAKENGITQEEMAEIITHLAFYIGWPKAWSAFTIAKDVYKK; translated from the coding sequence ATGACAAAAATTACAGCAGGACGTGACCAACTTGGTGAATTTGCACCAAAATTTGCTGAACTAAATGATGATGTTTTATTTGGTCAAGTTTGGTCAAGAGAAGAGGAATTGAATCCACGTGATCGCTCAATTGTTACAATTACAGCTTTAATTTTTGGTGGTAATTTTGAACAGTTAGTCTTTCATATGGGAAAAGCAAAAGAAAATGGGATTACTCAAGAAGAAATGGCAGAAATCATTACTCATCTTGCCTTTTATATTGGATGGCCTAAAGCTTGGTCAGCTTTTACAATTGCTAAAGATGTTTATAAAAAATAA
- a CDS encoding oxidoreductase, whose product MEYAKLGNTGLDVSRICLGAMSFGDPKNWIHKWVLEEEESRPLIKRALELGINFFDTANVYSLGRSEEILGKALKDYANRDEIVLATKVHQKMFDGPNGQGLSRKAIMSQIDQSLKRLQTDYVDLYIIHRWDPYTPIEETMEALNDVVKAGKARYIGASAMYAYQFQQANNIAEKNGWTKFVSMQNHLNLIYREEEREMIPYCQSEKIALTPYSPMASGRLIRNVTEATKRSTTDVAQKAKYDETAAKDQIIIDRVAELAAKYETNKVNIALGWLLQKNPVVAPVIGATKMNHIETAVGAVDFKLSQADVLYLEEPYIPHKVVGHV is encoded by the coding sequence ATGGAGTATGCAAAATTAGGCAATACTGGACTAGATGTTTCAAGGATTTGTTTAGGTGCAATGAGCTTTGGAGACCCTAAAAATTGGATTCATAAATGGGTACTTGAAGAAGAAGAGAGCCGACCGCTAATCAAAAGAGCCCTAGAACTAGGTATAAACTTTTTTGATACTGCTAATGTTTATTCTTTAGGTAGAAGTGAAGAAATTTTAGGCAAAGCGTTGAAGGACTACGCAAACCGAGATGAAATTGTACTAGCGACAAAAGTTCACCAAAAAATGTTTGATGGCCCAAATGGACAAGGATTATCAAGAAAAGCCATCATGTCTCAAATTGATCAGAGTTTGAAACGTTTGCAAACAGATTATGTTGATTTATATATCATTCACCGTTGGGATCCCTATACACCGATTGAAGAAACTATGGAAGCATTAAATGACGTTGTTAAAGCTGGTAAAGCAAGATATATTGGTGCTTCTGCAATGTATGCTTATCAATTTCAGCAAGCAAACAATATAGCAGAAAAAAATGGTTGGACGAAATTTGTTTCTATGCAAAACCACTTAAATTTGATTTATCGTGAAGAAGAACGTGAAATGATTCCCTATTGTCAGTCTGAGAAAATTGCACTTACACCGTATAGTCCAATGGCATCAGGACGATTAATTCGAAATGTTACAGAAGCAACCAAACGAAGCACCACAGATGTTGCACAAAAAGCTAAATATGATGAAACAGCTGCTAAAGATCAGATAATTATAGATCGCGTTGCTGAATTGGCTGCCAAATATGAGACGAATAAAGTGAATATTGCCTTAGGATGGTTACTACAAAAAAATCCAGTAGTTGCACCTGTTATTGGCGCAACGAAAATGAATCATATTGAAACAGCAGTAGGCGCTGTAGATTTCAAATTAAGCCAAGCAGATGTTCTTTATTTAGAAGAACCTTATATTCCGCATAAAGTAGTAGGACACGTTTAA
- a CDS encoding agmatine deiminase, with amino-acid sequence MKLTSSNPKADGFFVPGEFGLHEETYMIWPERADNWRNGGKPAQAAYAKVAQAIALFEPVTMLVSEKQYKNARQSLPESIRVMEMSNNDAWIKDYGPIYVTNKNGEVRGVDWRFNAWGGLLDGLYFPWDQDDLVAEKLCEFNRMDYYSLKDFILEGCSVHFDGDGTLYTTEEVLLSEGRNGKLSKEEIEEVLRKYCNVEKIIWLKQGFFLDETNGDIDNMLNIVRPGEIVLTWTNDRNDPQYEISKTAYEQLQKETDAKGRTLIIHKMLMPEPMYITTEESQGVDPVNGMLPRFPGDRLTATYVSYYTANGGIIYPLFNDKNDQAAKILLEKIYPNRKIIGVPAREILLGGGNIHCIAQSIPKNS; translated from the coding sequence ATGAAATTAACATCTAGCAATCCTAAAGCGGACGGTTTTTTTGTACCAGGAGAATTTGGGTTACATGAAGAAACCTATATGATTTGGCCTGAACGAGCGGATAATTGGCGTAATGGCGGCAAACCAGCGCAAGCAGCCTATGCGAAAGTTGCGCAAGCAATCGCGCTATTTGAACCAGTAACCATGTTGGTCTCCGAAAAGCAGTACAAAAATGCACGTCAATCCTTGCCAGAATCGATTCGAGTGATGGAAATGAGTAATAATGATGCTTGGATCAAAGATTATGGACCAATTTATGTAACAAATAAAAACGGCGAAGTGCGTGGAGTAGATTGGCGCTTTAATGCTTGGGGTGGCTTATTAGACGGACTATATTTTCCTTGGGATCAAGATGATTTGGTTGCCGAAAAACTGTGCGAATTTAATCGCATGGACTACTATTCTTTGAAGGATTTTATTTTAGAAGGTTGCTCTGTTCATTTTGATGGTGATGGAACATTGTATACAACAGAAGAAGTTTTACTTTCAGAAGGTAGAAATGGTAAACTTTCTAAAGAGGAAATCGAAGAAGTTCTAAGGAAATACTGCAATGTAGAAAAAATCATTTGGCTAAAGCAAGGCTTTTTTTTGGATGAAACGAATGGCGATATCGATAATATGCTAAATATTGTTCGACCTGGTGAAATCGTCCTAACATGGACAAATGATCGTAACGATCCTCAATACGAAATTTCAAAAACTGCTTATGAGCAATTACAAAAGGAAACGGATGCCAAAGGTAGAACGCTGATCATTCATAAAATGCTGATGCCAGAACCGATGTATATCACGACAGAAGAAAGCCAAGGAGTGGATCCAGTTAATGGTATGCTGCCGCGTTTTCCAGGAGACCGACTGACTGCGACGTATGTTAGTTATTACACAGCAAATGGGGGTATAATTTATCCGTTATTTAATGACAAAAATGATCAAGCCGCAAAAATATTATTAGAAAAAATATACCCAAATCGCAAAATTATTGGTGTTCCTGCCCGTGAAATCCTACTAGGTGGTGGAAATATTCATTGTATTGCGCAAAGTATTCCTAAAAACAGCTAG
- a CDS encoding glyoxalase: MTIMLEVYLNFKNEAATAIAFYETVFEVKNDGIMTFADAPEDPEHPTPEAWKDLIINASMTIEGVPVMFSDVPDGMGLTFIEGNNVSLVISTEDEAKIDRIFNRLAEEGKVTMPLGETFWSKKYGMVVDKFGINWMLNCYVEP; this comes from the coding sequence ATGACGATCATGTTAGAAGTCTATTTAAATTTTAAAAACGAAGCGGCTACTGCAATTGCTTTTTATGAAACTGTGTTCGAGGTGAAAAACGATGGAATCATGACTTTTGCGGATGCACCAGAAGATCCTGAACACCCAACACCTGAGGCGTGGAAAGATTTGATTATCAATGCGTCAATGACAATCGAAGGTGTACCTGTTATGTTCTCTGATGTGCCAGATGGAATGGGATTAACATTTATTGAAGGAAATAATGTATCCTTAGTAATAAGCACAGAAGATGAAGCTAAAATTGATCGGATTTTCAATCGACTGGCTGAAGAGGGAAAAGTAACCATGCCGCTTGGAGAAACATTCTGGTCAAAAAAATATGGGATGGTCGTTGATAAATTTGGTATCAATTGGATGCTTAATTGCTACGTTGAACCTTGA
- a CDS encoding RpiR family transcriptional regulator, which translates to MYLFQRIEEAVFKQNDARRMIGEFILENRDQLKSYSMEEIAKKTFTSKPTLVRFAKYFGYSGWKEFMYAFTHEVAYHDDNAYVDVDPNFPFLAQHDTLEIIGSIATLKIQSIKDTVSLISTEDLNKAAALIYHANSVVIYGTSPNYYYGELIKRNLLSIQKKAIMANSGESGIITQTLNNKDCAIMISYSGSSFDDNPTSNVKSLMKNSVPIISITSGGENYLRDYSDVVLNISSKEKLYSKIANFATQESILFILDTLFAKIFSLDYEVNKKNKISNSKLLESKRQATFKELSEKF; encoded by the coding sequence ATGTATCTTTTTCAAAGAATTGAAGAAGCAGTCTTTAAGCAAAATGATGCCCGACGAATGATTGGTGAATTTATTCTTGAAAATCGTGACCAACTAAAATCTTACTCGATGGAAGAGATTGCCAAGAAAACCTTTACGTCTAAGCCAACCTTAGTTCGATTTGCGAAATATTTTGGCTATTCTGGTTGGAAAGAATTTATGTATGCTTTTACTCATGAAGTGGCTTATCATGACGATAATGCTTACGTAGATGTTGATCCTAACTTTCCATTTTTAGCTCAACACGATACGTTAGAAATCATCGGAAGTATTGCGACTTTAAAAATTCAGAGTATCAAAGATACTGTTTCTTTGATTTCGACAGAGGATCTTAATAAAGCAGCAGCACTTATTTACCATGCTAATAGTGTTGTGATTTATGGGACGAGTCCAAATTATTATTACGGTGAACTCATCAAAAGAAATTTGTTATCGATTCAAAAGAAAGCAATCATGGCTAATTCTGGTGAAAGTGGTATCATCACACAAACATTGAATAATAAAGATTGTGCAATTATGATTTCTTATTCAGGGAGTAGCTTTGACGACAATCCAACCAGTAATGTAAAATCATTAATGAAAAATTCTGTACCAATTATTAGTATTACAAGTGGCGGCGAAAACTATTTAAGGGATTATTCAGATGTGGTACTTAATATTTCTAGTAAAGAAAAATTATATTCCAAGATAGCCAATTTTGCGACACAGGAATCCATTCTATTTATTCTCGATACTCTATTTGCAAAAATATTTTCACTTGATTATGAAGTCAATAAAAAGAACAAAATTTCAAATTCAAAGTTATTAGAGTCTAAAAGACAAGCTACCTTTAAAGAGTTATCTGAAAAATTTTAG
- a CDS encoding RpiR family transcriptional regulator → MDFFEVVNPHVSELTKNEHLLFDYVVKNLNEIKNKSIREVADDCFVSTTTFLRFVRKIGFSGYSEFTTVVKYTLLNQKKEEKVSPFVVSQKDYREEYLKNINESVRVIDKNSLVKVGEYLKGKPIIYLFAKGMNKQLMQYVKYLFVAAGFLVVFPEDQAMRAVVQKQIKTEDLVLILTYQGKDEEWIQLIQRLKNTTHPLLVSITGADNNVVQNMSDVNFYIFTDELFLNKMEITSHISMLAIMELILYQYLDNAEEGEYHLVFK, encoded by the coding sequence ATGGACTTTTTTGAAGTAGTGAACCCTCACGTTTCAGAGTTAACGAAAAATGAGCACCTACTGTTTGACTATGTTGTGAAAAACCTAAATGAAATTAAAAATAAAAGTATTCGTGAAGTGGCGGATGACTGTTTTGTCTCCACCACTACCTTTCTTCGATTTGTTAGAAAAATTGGTTTTTCAGGATATAGTGAATTTACAACGGTTGTCAAATATACGCTTTTAAATCAAAAAAAAGAGGAAAAAGTCAGTCCTTTTGTTGTTTCTCAAAAAGATTACCGAGAAGAGTATTTAAAAAATATTAATGAATCAGTTCGGGTGATCGACAAAAATAGTTTAGTCAAAGTTGGGGAATATTTAAAGGGAAAACCAATAATCTATCTATTTGCTAAAGGCATGAATAAGCAACTAATGCAGTATGTGAAGTATTTATTTGTTGCTGCTGGCTTTTTAGTTGTCTTTCCGGAAGATCAAGCGATGCGGGCTGTTGTTCAAAAGCAAATCAAGACCGAAGACCTGGTGTTGATTTTGACCTATCAAGGAAAAGACGAAGAGTGGATTCAATTGATTCAGCGTTTAAAGAATACGACACACCCTCTACTAGTTTCGATCACAGGAGCAGATAATAATGTCGTTCAAAATATGAGTGATGTTAATTTTTATATATTTACAGACGAACTTTTTTTGAATAAAATGGAAATTACTTCGCATATTTCAATGTTAGCAATTATGGAACTGATTTTATATCAATATTTAGATAATGCAGAAGAAGGAGAATACCATTTGGTGTTTAAATAA
- a CDS encoding oxidoreductase, whose translation MAIKDKVVIITGASSGIGEATAMLLAEKGAKLVLAARREEQLQAIVEKIKGNSGEAVYLVTDVTKRMDNQNLVDFAIATYGRVDVIFLNAGIMPNSPLSALKEDEWDQMIDINIKGVLNGLAAILPYFIEQKSGHVLTTSSVAGLKAYPGGAVYGATKWAIRDLMEVLRMESAQEGTNIRTATIYPAAINTELLDTITDSKTADGMTSLYDKYGIAPERVASIVAYAINQPEDVNINEFTVGPTSQPW comes from the coding sequence ATGGCGATTAAGGATAAAGTAGTGATTATTACAGGAGCCTCATCAGGAATAGGAGAAGCAACAGCCATGCTATTAGCTGAAAAAGGAGCAAAATTAGTATTAGCAGCACGCAGAGAGGAACAATTGCAAGCGATTGTTGAAAAAATTAAAGGGAATTCTGGCGAGGCAGTTTATTTAGTAACCGATGTAACCAAGCGAATGGATAATCAAAACTTGGTAGATTTTGCTATTGCAACATACGGAAGGGTAGACGTTATCTTTTTAAATGCTGGTATTATGCCCAATTCGCCATTATCTGCACTCAAAGAAGATGAGTGGGACCAAATGATTGATATCAATATCAAAGGAGTACTGAATGGTCTGGCAGCCATCTTACCCTACTTTATTGAGCAAAAATCCGGACATGTTCTGACAACATCATCCGTAGCTGGACTCAAAGCTTACCCAGGAGGTGCTGTTTATGGGGCAACGAAATGGGCGATTCGTGATTTGATGGAAGTCTTACGAATGGAATCAGCGCAAGAAGGAACTAATATCCGTACCGCAACAATTTATCCGGCTGCAATTAATACAGAGTTACTTGATACAATTACAGATTCAAAAACTGCTGATGGGATGACTAGTTTGTATGATAAATATGGTATTGCGCCAGAGCGTGTAGCGAGTATTGTTGCGTATGCAATCAATCAGCCGGAAGATGTGAATATCAATGAATTTACTGTAGGGCCAACTAGTCAGCCATGGTAA
- a CDS encoding LysR family transcriptional regulator — MELRVLTYFLTVAREKTISKAAEVLHLSQPTLSKQLKELEEELGVTLFIRGNRCITLTEDGIYLMNRGKEILSLVESTTTNLIKNEVISGQITIGGGETKAFEFLARILHELRDNYPEINIHLYSGNADDVLEKIDKGLLDFGLVIDPVEKQKYEYIRLPLVDNWGILVNNSHPLANQKTVQPKDIQHTPLLISNQSFVDNQLSEWFGGNIEHLNVVGTYNLLYNASLLAKEGVASVLCIDGIVNTANTNLTFIPFSPPLTANINIVWKKDQIFSSASKEFLRLLKLV, encoded by the coding sequence ATGGAACTTCGTGTGTTAACTTATTTTTTAACCGTTGCAAGAGAAAAAACAATTAGTAAAGCTGCTGAAGTCTTACATCTGTCTCAGCCGACTCTTTCAAAACAATTAAAAGAATTAGAAGAAGAGTTAGGTGTTACATTATTTATTAGGGGAAATCGATGTATCACATTGACGGAAGATGGGATCTATTTAATGAATAGAGGAAAAGAAATTCTATCTTTAGTTGAGTCAACAACAACAAATCTTATTAAAAATGAAGTCATTAGCGGACAAATAACGATTGGCGGTGGAGAAACCAAAGCTTTTGAGTTTCTTGCTCGTATTTTGCATGAACTTAGGGACAACTATCCAGAAATTAACATCCACCTTTATAGTGGGAATGCAGATGATGTATTGGAAAAAATTGATAAGGGACTATTAGATTTTGGACTCGTTATCGACCCAGTAGAAAAGCAGAAATACGAATATATACGGCTGCCTTTAGTTGATAATTGGGGGATTTTAGTCAATAACTCGCATCCGTTAGCGAACCAAAAAACAGTCCAACCAAAAGATATTCAACATACCCCTTTACTCATTTCAAATCAATCATTCGTTGATAATCAGCTGTCGGAATGGTTTGGAGGAAATATAGAACATCTAAATGTCGTTGGCACATATAACCTGCTTTATAATGCCTCGTTATTGGCAAAAGAAGGTGTCGCAAGCGTCCTTTGCATTGATGGTATTGTGAATACGGCTAATACAAACCTAACTTTTATTCCCTTTTCACCACCATTAACCGCAAATATCAACATTGTTTGGAAGAAAGATCAAATCTTTTCAAGTGCTTCAAAAGAATTTTTACGCTTGCTGAAGTTGGTTTAA
- a CDS encoding agmatine deiminase (catalyzes the formation of carbamoylputrescine from agmatine in the arginine decarboxylase pathway of putrescine biosynthesis), which yields MKTIDSSPKKDGFRMPGEFEAHQGVYILWPERPDNWRNGGKPAQKTFVDVAVAISEFEPVTVGVSAEQYDNARHMLPENVRVVEIANDDAWVRDCGPTFVKNDAGEIRGVDWTFNSWGGLVDGLYFPWDKDDQVAQKICEVEWFDRYRLNDFVLEGGSIHVDGEGTLITTEECLLSEGRNAQLSKEQIEQVLKEYLSLEKIIWLKRGIYLDETNGHVDNIVNFVKPGEVVLAWTDDKNDPQYEISKECLDILENETDAHGRKLVVHKLYVPKPILITEEESLGVDAVAGTLPRENGDRLAASYANYYTANGGIVLPLFDDPNDEKAIDLLQKLYPDRKVIGVPAREILLGGGNIHCITQQVPK from the coding sequence ATGAAAACAATCGATAGTTCACCTAAAAAAGACGGTTTTCGCATGCCAGGAGAATTTGAAGCTCATCAAGGCGTCTATATTTTATGGCCGGAACGTCCAGATAATTGGCGCAATGGTGGCAAACCTGCACAAAAAACATTTGTAGATGTAGCCGTTGCCATCAGTGAGTTCGAACCCGTAACCGTAGGCGTATCGGCAGAACAATATGATAATGCACGTCATATGCTGCCAGAAAATGTCCGCGTCGTTGAAATCGCCAATGATGATGCTTGGGTCAGAGACTGTGGTCCGACCTTTGTCAAAAATGACGCAGGCGAAATTCGTGGGGTAGACTGGACCTTTAATTCGTGGGGAGGCTTGGTAGACGGTTTATATTTTCCTTGGGATAAAGATGATCAAGTGGCTCAAAAAATTTGTGAAGTGGAGTGGTTTGACCGTTATCGCTTAAATGATTTTGTCTTAGAAGGCGGATCGATCCATGTTGATGGTGAAGGAACATTGATCACAACAGAAGAATGTTTACTTTCAGAAGGCCGTAATGCACAACTTTCCAAAGAACAAATCGAACAAGTGCTAAAAGAATATCTTTCACTAGAAAAAATCATTTGGCTAAAACGCGGCATTTATTTAGATGAAACAAATGGACATGTCGATAATATCGTTAATTTTGTCAAACCAGGAGAAGTTGTGCTGGCGTGGACAGATGATAAGAATGATCCGCAATATGAAATTTCTAAAGAATGTTTAGACATTTTAGAAAATGAAACGGATGCTCATGGTCGCAAGTTAGTTGTCCATAAATTATATGTGCCTAAACCAATCTTGATTACAGAAGAAGAAAGCTTAGGTGTGGATGCAGTAGCTGGAACGTTACCTAGAGAAAATGGCGACCGTTTAGCTGCTAGTTACGCAAATTATTATACAGCGAATGGCGGAATCGTTTTGCCTTTATTTGATGATCCAAACGATGAGAAAGCCATTGATCTATTGCAAAAATTATATCCTGATAGAAAAGTTATTGGTGTGCCTGCAAGGGAGATTCTTTTAGGCGGCGGTAATATTCACTGCATTACCCAACAAGTACCAAAATGA